The Vitis vinifera cultivar Pinot Noir 40024 chromosome 7, ASM3070453v1 genomic interval TCTATCATTCTATGAATTTGGGCCCATGGATACATACGTGTGTGTTTAATGTTTATACATATTCAAAGTTTGTTAGAGAGAGAAGCAactttgagaaaaaataaagtcACTTtcccatattttattattacctTTTCTTTGGAAATACATCTTATTTTTTCTTCgctttttattctattttttggtcttctttgaaactatttttaaaagtggCTTTATAGTTTTTCAAAACAGAAACTTTGTTTTTcatgatttgaaaatatgtttgataatttttcataaaaacatttatacaattattttcatttttttattggaaagctttttttaaaaaaattgtacaaatataaaataaataaataaataaatgaaggtTTGAtggataactatttttaaaggCAAAAACTGacaaaaaatgtttaataatgtttttttaaaaaagaaaacttatttttatttattttctattttctaaggATTGGAAGAATAATTGAAATCAAAACacataaaatttacttttaaaaatatttgaaaacataggaaataagatgaaaaaattCTAAATCTCCAAAATATACTTTTGTactaaaaaagtatttaaaaactgtttttaaaaattattttgaaaaactattttttaagaataattttccgGCCCAAATAGTCcctaatgaaatattttaaaaaccaatctgaaaaaaaattgtttttcgaGAAATCGTTCCTAAGCATATCCTAAATTTTAAACATTCAGTTCTACGTCAAATCTGAAGGGATGTGACATTATGAAATCACCAACTGATAGGGACTATACAAGACGTGGGAAGTCCACCAGAACCAAAGCCGTGtgcagtaaaaaaaataaaggtctAAGGCATCGGCATGTGGTTGGGTTCATAATTGACTGATCTTCAAAAACCTCAAGCCCGAATTCAACGGTATGACTGTATCGATTATCGACTTGACAGAATCGCAGTCGCCAGCTACATATAGGCTGTTCTTAAAACAGTGCATCCACTTCTAGATTTTGAGTTCATTTCCCAACATTCTTTCATGGTGTCGGCAAAGTCTACCCTGGAAACTGGTTAATAATAATCTACTGCAGGAGAATTTATCATCAAGCCAAGACCCATCATTGATAGTAATAGTTTAACGCTAGCCATGATGAGACCAATATGAATAAAATCCAAGTAGGGTCAGATTCTCCTTTATAATACAGCCGAATCCTTCAAATAATCATCAAAGGGCTTGAGGTGGAGCCCTGTGATTTTATGGCTTCCAATTCCTTGAAAGAGCCTTGTGGGTGTTGAGTAAAGATGCCCATGGGGATAATATGCTCAGGGATATATGATAATTGTAAGGAATATTgtcatagaaaaaataaaaaggcccTTTCTGATGTGGGCATTGAATCAACTCAACTGTGATAGGATCAGGACTAGGATTTTGTGAACGTGTACCTCATAAAGTGATCATCTTTCATAAGAATTTCATGTTATTAAGTATTGCTGCGAACCCAGTACTTAAATGAGGTAGGGCCACGTTGATCAATCTTCCACGAAGCCAAGGCCAAGTTAGGATGCTTTAGCAATCATGCACCTAAACCATCCAAGGCAGGGACTTGGGGCCATCTATAAAAAGGACCCTCTACAAAGGCatagaaaccaaaaaaatggcCTACATGTCAATGAGGTCTCCTCTCTTCCCCTTTGCCATTGTTATTGCCTTGGCTCTTGCCCCATGTTCATATGGGCTGAACCAACCAACAAGACAATCTTCTAGTTTAGCCTCCACATCCACCACACTGAACTACCATGGAGGCCCTCTCTTGTCCACACCGGGCAGCATCAACATCTACCTCGTGTGGTATGGAACCTTTCCTCCACAAGAAATGGCCCCAATCCATGATTTCTTTGCTTCCCTTGGTTCCTCTGGGGGTCAGCAAAAGCCCGCGGTCGCAACATGGTGGAGCACAATCTTGGCGTACAAAGACAAGGCTGGGAAGCCAGTCTCTGGCAGAGTCCGGGTTGCTGCATTTCATGAGGACAAAACATGTTCTCTAGGGAAGAATATCAAACGCCCCCAAATAGCAAACTATGTGAAGAAAATGATGGACACCCAAGTGTTCCCCTTTGATTCTAATGGTGTGTACCTGTTTTTGACTGCTAAAGACGTAGTTGTAGAGCGGTTTTGCTCAGGATCCTGCGGTTTTCATGAGAACATGGTTGTTTCCCCGAGGGGAAGAGTAGTGTATGCACATGTTGGAGACCCTGGGACGCAGTGCCCAGGTCTTTGTGCTTGGCCTTATGCCATTCCCGCCTATGGTCCACCAGGCAACCCGCTTGTGTCACCTAATGGGGTCGGCATCGATGGCATGATAATGAACATCGCCACCATTCTTGCCGGAGCTGCCACTAATCCTTTTAAGACTGGGTATTTTCAAGGCAATGCACTGGCACCACTCGAGGCTGTCACAGCATGTCCCGGAATATTTGGTCCTGGAGCTTATCCAGGATATCCCGGAGAGTTGATTGTGGACAAATTGACCAAGGCAAGCTATAATGCTTATGGGGCTAATGGCAAGAAATTTCTACTTCCTGCAATCTGGGACCTAAAAGGTTTGAACTGCAAGGCTCTTGCTTGACTTGGACACTGAAGGAGTGATTAATAGTTACATTAAAGCATATGCAGGGTTGTTAAAGAGTGCTAGGTGTGGCATGAAGACGAGTGGCATAGATAGTAGTCCTTGTGCATGTTCTATATATGCTATGAAATTAGCAAGTGCATCAAAAAAAGAGAAGATTGATAAGTGGTGTTATAGTAAAGGAAAATTGTAATCAGAAGCATTCATTTAATAAGAAGCATAAACAGATTGTGATCTCACCAAAAAACTGGTTAGAAACTTGGAATTGGCTCAGAAATTATCTTCAAGATGGCTGAGAAGTAGCACGACTCCTTGTAAACCAGTCTCACTTGTTTGTGAAAAGCCAACCTGAAGCATCAGTACCTATCAGAAAACTACAGGACACTGAAAAAGGAATCCAAATCCAGCCACATCCAGCTActcatgaaatttcaaaaattgtggGCACTTTACCATTACATCTAAAATTAACAAACTCAGTTCCACAAAGCCTTCTATTAACTAAGGTTGATCGCCAAATATGGTAGAAatattagatttaaatttaatatactAATGTTACATAAAAGTACCGTTTATCCACACAACTTCAGAGTTCATTTCAGAATGTGTCACACCTGCAGCAATAAACAGAACAACGGATCTTGAGGCCCAAcattgagaatttgaaatggCAGAAGAGTATCTCGAGGAtaaacattttcattttattcagGTGAGAAAATTCTCTCTGATGAACTGTTACAAAAAATGGGAGGTTTCACTTTTTCTGCTGCATCATCTGTGCTATAATCACTCAAATGATCCAGAAAATAGAAGCCAACCGTTGAGGAAACCTCAAGAATATTGTTtgtgaagtaaaataaaatcacTGCAGGATCTTTATTTCCTAATCCAGCTGAAGAGAAATGCGCAAAAATGCAGGAACAGGGCGTGCTGTAAGTCAGGGAATGATTTCTCAGGAGCTAGAAAATCTTTCACAGCTCATCAGTCAGAGGGGCCAATCATTTTCTCAGGTACGACTAGTTGATCAAATTCTTCACTGGTCAGCACTCCAAGGTTTAATGCAGCTTCCTgcagaataaaattttataagatcTGATGT includes:
- the LOC100257315 gene encoding protein EXORDIUM-like 2, producing the protein MAYMSMRSPLFPFAIVIALALAPCSYGLNQPTRQSSSLASTSTTLNYHGGPLLSTPGSINIYLVWYGTFPPQEMAPIHDFFASLGSSGGQQKPAVATWWSTILAYKDKAGKPVSGRVRVAAFHEDKTCSLGKNIKRPQIANYVKKMMDTQVFPFDSNGVYLFLTAKDVVVERFCSGSCGFHENMVVSPRGRVVYAHVGDPGTQCPGLCAWPYAIPAYGPPGNPLVSPNGVGIDGMIMNIATILAGAATNPFKTGYFQGNALAPLEAVTACPGIFGPGAYPGYPGELIVDKLTKASYNAYGANGKKFLLPAIWDLKGLNCKALA